One window of the Benincasa hispida cultivar B227 chromosome 3, ASM972705v1, whole genome shotgun sequence genome contains the following:
- the LOC120073743 gene encoding proactivator polypeptide-like 1 codes for MDLRFGIVFLLVVGAAWDCDARNLASFDSGLSYLEQAKDVESLSEASSNAKICKLCESLVSQAVEYFADNQTQSEIIDILRQTCGAAGVFKEECIGLVDSYVPLFFSEISSIEPASICQSARFCEQVTIISSQIQDHNCEFCHQTISKILDKLKDPDTQIEILQTLLNMCDSFGYRVKECKKLVFEYGPLILANSEKILEQTDICKAIHACPGGPRGDNTILLSVGTASSLADA; via the exons ATGGATTTGAGGTTTGGAATTGTTTTCCTTCTTGTGGTGGGTGCTGCTTGGGATTGTGATGCTAGAAACTTGGCATCATTTG ATTCTGGGTTAAGCTACCTGGAGCAAGCGAAGGACGTTGAGTCTTTATCTGAAGCTTCCAGCAACGCAAAGATATGTAAACTTTGTGAGAGCTTGGTCAGTCAGGCCGTTGAATATTTTGCAGATAACCAGACTCAGAGTGAGATTATTGATATTCTCCGGCAAACATGCGGTGCGGCAGGCGTGTTCAAGGAGGAG TGCATCGGTCTGGTGGATAGCTATGTTCCTCTCTTCTTCTCAGAGATTTCCTCAATTGAACCTGCTAGCATCTGCCAATCAGCCCGCTTCTGTGAGCAAGTTACTATAATCTCCTCGCAGATTCAGGACCATAACTGTGAATTCTGTCATCAGACTATTTCAAAAATATTGGATAAGTTGAAAGATCCTGACACACAG ATAGAGATACTTCAGACGCTTTTGAATATGTGTGACTCTTTTGGGTACCGCGTGAAAGAG TGCAAGAAATTGGTATTTGAATATGGGCCTCTGATCCTTGCCAACTCGGAGAAAATTCTGGAGCAAACAGATATTTGCAAAGCAATACACGCATGTCCGGGCGGACCTCGTGGTGACAACACTATATTATTATCTGTTGGAACTGCATCTTCGCTTGCCGACGCCTGA